The window TATTCTCTCAGCAAGTCAGAGGGGCATctatgacaaataaaaatacagcgTACAGCCACTAAACCGAAATAGTTATTAGTAATTTTAACAATCATCAGTTGTTGACAACAATTTTGTCAAACACATAACAAGGCACATGTGACTCAACTATCCTACCTTCTGCTCATCTGGAACAAACACCTTCTTGGCCTTCTTGATCATAGGCTGTGGTTTCAGCTCATCCTCAGAGAACTTGTGTTTGCGAGGGTTGAACAGCTCTCCCCCTGGCACACTGGACAGGACCAGGTCTGTAGGATCTGGCTGGAAATTCACATCTACCTCAATAGCATCTGGGTCGATGGGGGAGGGTGTGTTGCGTTCTGCAGGGTTACTATCTATGGGGAAGGAGACAAGGGGGGCAAACTGTAGTACAGGAGAGGCCAgtccaacaaaataaaactaaccATTAGGTGCTTTAAGTGCAATAGAGCTTTAGTGCAATTTACTGTTTGATACAAAACTAATAGTGTGTTACTTTAGATGGCGTATCAATAAACAGATTGAGACATCATTTTGGGTACTTGGAGCTGTAGTTCGTATGTTATTCATCCTGCTTCCCCTCAGACTGACTTATAACACAATGAAAAACTCAGTTAGCCCTTTACTCAGATAATATAATGTGACCTTTACAGATAAAGTTAATGGCTGCATATTAGTGCTTCTATGTGTCCTGCGTATGCTTATggaaagaataataataaaaaccaaCATGAATCATCTGAAATATCCTGAATAAAGAGGAATTGTATATGCAAAAAACGAACGCTTCTACAGAGAATCTCATCGGCTATCcaaataattaacaaaaatCACTTCTATAAATCTACTTTTCACacctgttttcttctctttcgcTTCCATTTTCTGTGTTGCCTCCTCAGACAAAGTGTCCTCTTCTtgtccctcttcttcctcctcctcctcttcttcttcttcttcttcttcttctactagTTTAGCTGGTTGTAAAGTAGTGACTGTCACAGTTTCCTCTGGATCTGAGGTGACCGTGGTCGTGGCGGCCATAGAGGGGGAAGATGCTGAGGCAGAgactgaggctgcagcagcagcagcagcagcgggaggtggaggagcagttgtagtagtagtagtagtagctgTAGCAGTAACCTTGGGGATGGCTTTGCCTTTGCCCACCGCTGAAGTGAGAgtcttctgcagctcctcctcctccagggtAACAGGAATCCCATTCTCCAGGAGGAATTCATCCAGGTCCATGTACTCCAAGTGGAAGGTCTCCCCGTCGTAGGGAATGGTCTTCTCCCAAATTGCTGGGGTCAAGGAGGCTGAtacccctccaccaccactgccTCCACCAGCACTGGCTGCCCCAGCCCCACTTCCCTCCACATCCTCAGAGGTGCAAAGCTTCTCCTTCTCTATTTCTGCATTAAAGACAGGAGTGAACAGTATTTTAATAAATGGCTGCAAGCtgtgagtgaaatgttttcttgtgcATACACGCGTGTCATTTCAGAGAATCTcagatgtgtgcacacacatgaaaaGCCAAGTAGTAGATGGACAGAAGCAGGGTGGGTAGACATCcgacaaaaaaggaaacagaatgtCAGTGAGTTTGAAAGTGAGCAGATTAAATGAAATGTAGGACAGGCTTCAGGGAAACGAGAACGTAGAGGAGGAAATGCATGGAAACATTGGAGAGTGTGAGACCTGCTTGTTGCTCAAATTACAAAATCTAGGAACCAGATAACACTGGACCAATGTGTTTAATGAAAAGCCAAGGGGTGTCTTTGTCTTGGAGTGTATTTCCAGTCTGGGTGCGCTGCCTGCTCAGCAGCAGAGTGTACTTAGaacttcttgttcttttttgtttcctcacaCCCTCGGATCAAACTATCACTGTGTGACATATGGCATGTCCTTCCTAATCCCGCGTCATTAACTCAACGGCCATAATGTTAGTTTAACTACAATTAACAGCCCTTGGCACTGCTTTGACGATTACTCACATCTAGTTGAATGTATACCCGTTGGATGCGTTCCAAAGCGTCGACAAACTTAGCTATTCCATAAGGAAGAAACAAACTGGAAAGCTCGTTTTCGCATTTTGATCTTACCGTCGTCGCCTTCCTCCAGGATGTTCGGAGGCGGAATGTCCATGATCTTCTTTAAAACGAAAGGGCAGGATTTCTGCGGAGCCGCCGTAACAGCGTTACGGCTGGGCTGTAACGTCACTGTCACCGCGGCTTTGCCAGGCATTGTTCCGTGCCAACCTCGGAGCAGAGCGGGACGATGTTTCTAAGCGATAG of the Scatophagus argus isolate fScaArg1 chromosome 16, fScaArg1.pri, whole genome shotgun sequence genome contains:
- the tefb gene encoding TEF transcription factor, PAR bZIP family member b isoform X2; the protein is MSANLTFCEDRSDVPDLLKSLADYPFSFPAFDDTEIEKEKLCTSEDVEGSGAGAASAGGGSGGGGVSASLTPAIWEKTIPYDGETFHLEYMDLDEFLLENGIPVTLEEEELQKTLTSAVGKGKAIPKVTATATTTTTTTAPPPPAAAAAAAASVSASASSPSMAATTTVTSDPEETVTVTTLQPAKLVEEEEEEEEEEEEEEEGQEEDTLSEEATQKMEAKEKKTDSNPAERNTPSPIDPDAIEVDVNFQPDPTDLVLSSVPGGELFNPRKHKFSEDELKPQPMIKKAKKVFVPDEQKDEKYWSRRKKNNVAAKRSRDARRLKENQITVRASFLERENAALRQQVAELRKDCGRCKNILARYEAKYGPL
- the tefb gene encoding TEF transcription factor, PAR bZIP family member b isoform X1, coding for MPGKAAVTVTLQPSRNAVTAAPQKSCPFVLKKIMDIPPPNILEEGDDEIEKEKLCTSEDVEGSGAGAASAGGGSGGGGVSASLTPAIWEKTIPYDGETFHLEYMDLDEFLLENGIPVTLEEEELQKTLTSAVGKGKAIPKVTATATTTTTTTAPPPPAAAAAAAASVSASASSPSMAATTTVTSDPEETVTVTTLQPAKLVEEEEEEEEEEEEEEEGQEEDTLSEEATQKMEAKEKKTDSNPAERNTPSPIDPDAIEVDVNFQPDPTDLVLSSVPGGELFNPRKHKFSEDELKPQPMIKKAKKVFVPDEQKDEKYWSRRKKNNVAAKRSRDARRLKENQITVRASFLERENAALRQQVAELRKDCGRCKNILARYEAKYGPL